A section of the Bacteroidota bacterium genome encodes:
- a CDS encoding cysteine desulfurase-like protein: protein MELNLNFVRKQFPALSGEWTYFDNAGGSQTVKSVVDRISEYLLTSDVQLGASYEISETAGKRVREGYRFVADLINARDVSEVIFGSSTTMLLRQLTSGFVQTLSPGDEIIVTNCDHEANVGGWYNLQKQGIVIKFWEINQTSLEMDLDDLKKLLTPKTRLVSLTHASNILGTINPIKEIAKIVHQNNSYLCVDSVAYMPHRMPDVQDLDVDFYVFSFYKVYGPHYSALYGRKEILEKLPNINHFFIQEDDIPYKLQPGSANYELSYGYLGYRDYLGALVKAHFPEIKDQYTRESFKKIYTLFATHEAELTQRLLDFLNKKKNVRIIGRPDANPDKRVSTVSFVIKSVVSSTITKKVDDYKIGIRHGDFYARRLMDALDYSKTDGVIRVSMVHYNTLEEVDRLIAVLDRLF from the coding sequence ATGGAATTAAACTTAAACTTTGTAAGAAAACAATTTCCTGCTCTAAGTGGCGAATGGACTTATTTTGATAATGCCGGAGGTTCGCAAACCGTTAAATCGGTTGTCGATCGGATCAGCGAATATCTATTAACTTCAGATGTTCAGCTTGGGGCCAGTTATGAAATTTCGGAAACTGCCGGTAAACGGGTAAGGGAAGGATATCGATTCGTTGCAGATTTGATTAATGCACGTGACGTATCAGAAGTGATATTCGGTTCTTCAACTACTATGCTTTTAAGGCAACTGACCTCCGGTTTCGTTCAAACCCTCAGCCCGGGTGATGAAATTATTGTAACCAATTGCGATCATGAAGCAAATGTTGGAGGATGGTATAACCTTCAAAAACAAGGCATTGTGATCAAGTTTTGGGAAATAAACCAGACAAGTTTAGAAATGGATCTTGATGATCTGAAAAAACTTTTGACCCCAAAAACCCGATTGGTTTCCTTAACGCATGCTTCTAATATTTTAGGAACGATAAACCCGATCAAAGAAATCGCCAAAATTGTTCATCAAAACAATAGTTACCTTTGTGTCGATTCAGTGGCTTATATGCCTCATCGTATGCCTGATGTTCAGGATTTGGATGTGGATTTTTATGTTTTTTCTTTTTACAAAGTTTATGGACCTCATTATTCTGCACTCTACGGACGAAAAGAAATTCTTGAGAAATTGCCCAACATCAATCACTTTTTTATTCAGGAAGATGACATCCCATATAAACTGCAACCCGGAAGTGCCAATTATGAGTTAAGCTATGGTTATTTAGGATACAGGGATTATTTAGGTGCTTTGGTGAAAGCACATTTCCCTGAAATTAAAGATCAATATACAAGGGAATCTTTCAAAAAAATATATACCCTTTTTGCCACTCACGAAGCAGAATTAACCCAACGATTATTGGATTTTTTAAATAAAAAGAAAAATGTAAGGATTATTGGTCGCCCAGATGCCAATCCGGATAAACGGGTTTCTACTGTTTCATTCGTGATTAAAAGTGTTGTAAGTAGCACCATCACAAAAAAGGTGGACGATTATAAAATTGGAATTCGCCATGGTGATTTCTATGCAAGACGATTAATGGATGCGCTTGATTACAGTAAAACAGATGGCGTAATCAGGGTAAGTATGGTTCACTACAACACCCTCGAAGAAGTTGATCGCTTGATAGCAGTTTTGGATCGATTATTTTAA
- a CDS encoding acyl-CoA thioesterase has product MEEYTFKLEMDVRDYECDMQGIVNNSVYQNYLEHTRHQYLKAINLDFADLTARGINLVVKRIEIDYQFSLRSGDKFVVDVKIERLSPLRFGFRQSIYRLPDQKLIVNALVIGTSINEKGRPFLPDELVKVFGIE; this is encoded by the coding sequence ATGGAAGAATATACCTTCAAACTGGAAATGGATGTACGCGATTACGAATGCGATATGCAGGGAATTGTGAACAATTCGGTTTACCAAAACTATCTCGAACATACCCGTCATCAATACCTCAAAGCAATTAATTTGGATTTTGCCGACCTGACTGCCAGAGGGATTAATTTGGTTGTAAAAAGAATTGAAATTGATTATCAATTTTCATTAAGAAGCGGCGATAAATTTGTGGTAGATGTAAAAATAGAACGACTCTCGCCACTTCGATTTGGATTCAGACAAAGCATTTACCGATTACCAGATCAAAAATTGATTGTTAATGCTTTGGTTATTGGAACCTCTATTAATGAAAAGGGACGCCCTTTTTTACCGGATGAGTTGGTTAAGGTTTTTGGGATTGAATAA
- the priA gene encoding primosomal protein N' has protein sequence MDRITIFAQVLLPLPVPGYFTYRVPYEMNEAVKVGQRVIVQFGRKKIYTALIRELNQTAPDYAPKYISAILDEFPIVTEKQFCFWEWIATYYMCTVGEVMNAALPQGLKLISESQIILHPSFIPDQIVLNENEFIITEALLARKKITISEVTQLTGLQKTIPLLKTMIDKNLIIVVEELNEEFLPKLITYIRITKEYSEDELKLREAFETLSKRAFKQVQLLMSLINLSQNRGKGKEEVKQSELLKSVDASVAQLNALVEKGILQKYQKLSSRLLSTDATNKISSIELSESQCTAFDQINTIFEEKDVVLLHGVTSSGKTEIYIKLIDETIKKGKQVLYLLPEIALTTQIITRLQKYFGAAVGVYHSRYNKHERVEIWNKVTQKSGIEEPPYKIIIGPRSALFLPFENLGLIIVDEEHDNSYKQFDPAPRYNARDSAIYLGGLHSAKTLLGSATPSIETYYNASHQKYGLVELNDRYGNISMPEILVADIKDATKKKQMHSHFSSFLLKHIDEALENKEQVILFQNRRGFSLRLECDVCNWIPECIRCDVTLTYHKHSDHLRCHYCGYSTKIPEKCPNCGNPKVLMKGFGTEKVEEELALLYPKIRIMRMDLDTTRSKYAYQKIITDFENNAIDILVGTQMVTKGLDFDNVSVVGILNADNMLSYPDFRSPERSYQMMAQVSGRAGRKNKRGKVIIQTYNPYHSVIRDVIDNNYAKTYKDIIQERINFKYPPFYRLIEIRLKHKDYNILNAASAELANKLRAHFGELVLGPEYPMVSRIKNLYIKHILLKTEKTNALGKAKLELKEILDQFNKNRKFTGVSMIIDVDPQ, from the coding sequence ATGGATAGGATCACGATCTTTGCCCAGGTTTTGCTGCCTTTGCCGGTTCCCGGTTATTTTACTTACCGGGTTCCGTACGAGATGAATGAAGCAGTGAAAGTCGGGCAAAGGGTGATCGTGCAATTCGGAAGGAAGAAAATTTACACGGCACTGATACGCGAGCTTAACCAAACCGCGCCTGATTATGCACCTAAATATATTTCTGCCATTTTAGATGAGTTTCCGATTGTCACAGAAAAACAATTTTGTTTTTGGGAATGGATAGCAACCTATTATATGTGCACGGTTGGAGAAGTGATGAACGCCGCCTTACCTCAGGGTTTAAAACTGATCAGCGAATCTCAGATCATTTTACACCCTTCATTTATTCCCGACCAAATCGTTTTAAATGAAAATGAATTCATCATTACCGAGGCCCTTCTTGCCAGAAAAAAAATTACGATTTCGGAGGTTACCCAATTAACCGGCTTACAAAAAACCATCCCGCTCCTCAAAACAATGATCGATAAAAACCTCATCATTGTGGTGGAGGAATTAAATGAAGAATTTCTTCCAAAACTCATCACCTATATCAGGATTACAAAGGAATATTCAGAAGATGAACTGAAGCTTCGGGAAGCATTTGAAACACTCAGTAAGAGAGCTTTTAAACAAGTTCAGTTACTCATGTCTTTAATCAATCTTTCCCAAAATAGAGGAAAGGGTAAGGAAGAAGTCAAGCAAAGCGAATTACTTAAAAGTGTGGATGCCTCGGTCGCCCAACTCAATGCTTTGGTTGAAAAAGGGATCCTCCAAAAATATCAGAAATTAAGCAGTCGCCTTCTGTCTACTGATGCCACAAATAAGATTTCATCTATTGAACTTAGCGAATCTCAATGCACGGCATTCGATCAAATTAATACAATTTTTGAAGAAAAAGACGTGGTTTTGCTTCATGGCGTAACCTCTAGCGGTAAGACTGAAATTTACATCAAACTCATTGACGAGACCATAAAAAAAGGAAAACAGGTTCTTTATCTTTTACCCGAAATTGCTTTAACAACGCAAATAATCACCCGACTTCAAAAGTATTTTGGGGCAGCGGTTGGGGTTTATCATTCGCGGTACAATAAACACGAAAGGGTTGAAATCTGGAATAAAGTCACCCAAAAATCAGGTATTGAAGAGCCGCCTTACAAAATTATTATCGGCCCACGTTCGGCCCTCTTTTTACCTTTCGAGAATTTAGGGCTCATCATTGTAGATGAAGAACATGATAATTCATACAAACAATTTGATCCGGCTCCAAGATACAATGCCCGCGACTCAGCCATTTATCTTGGCGGTTTGCATTCTGCAAAAACCTTGTTGGGTTCTGCCACACCAAGTATCGAAACTTATTATAATGCAAGCCATCAAAAATATGGATTGGTCGAATTGAATGATCGATACGGAAACATCAGTATGCCCGAAATATTGGTTGCTGATATTAAGGATGCGACGAAGAAGAAACAAATGCATTCTCATTTTTCGTCTTTCCTTTTAAAGCATATTGATGAAGCATTGGAAAATAAAGAACAGGTTATTTTGTTCCAAAACCGCCGCGGTTTTTCATTGCGACTGGAATGCGATGTCTGTAATTGGATTCCGGAATGTATTCGATGTGATGTGACATTGACTTACCACAAACACAGTGATCATTTACGTTGTCATTATTGCGGTTATTCAACAAAAATACCCGAGAAATGCCCCAATTGCGGGAATCCTAAAGTGCTCATGAAAGGGTTTGGTACGGAGAAAGTTGAGGAAGAGCTTGCCCTTTTGTATCCGAAAATCCGCATCATGCGAATGGATCTCGATACAACCCGATCAAAATATGCATATCAGAAAATTATTACAGATTTTGAAAATAACGCCATTGATATTTTGGTAGGCACCCAAATGGTGACCAAAGGTTTGGACTTCGACAATGTGAGCGTAGTTGGTATTTTGAACGCGGACAATATGTTAAGCTATCCCGATTTTCGTTCTCCGGAAAGAAGTTACCAAATGATGGCCCAGGTAAGTGGAAGGGCAGGTAGAAAGAACAAACGCGGGAAAGTGATCATTCAAACTTATAATCCTTACCATTCGGTGATCAGGGATGTGATCGATAATAATTACGCAAAAACCTATAAGGACATTATTCAGGAACGGATTAATTTCAAATATCCGCCCTTTTACCGGCTGATTGAAATTCGTTTAAAACACAAAGATTATAATATTTTAAACGCTGCTTCTGCCGAACTTGCAAATAAATTAAGGGCACACTTTGGTGAGCTGGTTTTGGGCCCTGAATATCCAATGGTTTCCAGAATTAAAAATTTATACATCAAACATATTCTGCTGAAAACAGAAAAAACCAATGCACTGGGTAAAGCAAAGCTGGAACTAAAGGAAATACTTGATCAATTCAATAAAAACAGAAAGTTTACTGGGGTTTCTATGATCATTGATGTTGACCCACAATAA
- a CDS encoding class I SAM-dependent RNA methyltransferase, translating to MENKSDKYTMIATTFFGLESILADELTAIGATKVEPINRAVSFEGNKSTMYKANYLCYTAIRILKPIASFTCADENELYDQLLKIEWWNYMDVDQTLAIHAVVSNSVITHSKFAALKSKDAVVDAFRNKYGRRPNVDVDNPDLQINIHIFRENCSVSLDSSGSSLHKRGYRGQVDKAPLNEVLAAGLVKLSEWNGQTDLIDPMCGSGTLLIEAAMQAYGIPAGFYRKDFGFMYWNDFDKDLWEEICKEALLNQKDFNHQIIGIDHSFKAISIAKENLISARFHKDIELRHTSFEELPTPFKNGTLITNPPYGDRLEESDIIGLYKMIGDQLKTKYAGFKAWVLSGNLDALKFVGLRPSKKIIVFNGPIECRFAKFEVYEGSRKFSKSDQNPDRKK from the coding sequence TTGGAAAATAAAAGCGATAAATACACAATGATTGCCACAACCTTTTTTGGTCTGGAGTCGATTTTAGCCGATGAGTTAACAGCTATTGGTGCCACTAAAGTTGAACCTATTAACCGGGCCGTGAGCTTTGAAGGCAACAAATCAACCATGTACAAAGCCAATTATCTGTGTTATACCGCCATCAGAATTTTAAAGCCTATTGCTTCGTTTACCTGTGCTGACGAAAATGAATTGTACGATCAATTACTTAAAATCGAATGGTGGAATTACATGGATGTTGACCAAACACTGGCTATTCATGCAGTTGTAAGCAATTCGGTTATTACTCATTCAAAATTCGCGGCATTAAAAAGCAAGGATGCGGTAGTTGATGCTTTCCGAAATAAATATGGCCGCAGACCCAATGTTGATGTCGACAACCCTGACTTACAAATTAACATTCACATTTTCAGGGAAAATTGCTCGGTTTCACTTGATAGTTCCGGAAGTTCATTACACAAAAGAGGGTATCGCGGACAAGTGGATAAAGCTCCTTTAAATGAAGTGCTTGCTGCCGGTTTGGTCAAACTCAGTGAGTGGAACGGCCAAACCGATTTGATCGACCCCATGTGCGGATCGGGGACTTTGCTTATAGAAGCAGCCATGCAAGCCTATGGAATTCCTGCCGGATTTTATCGCAAAGATTTTGGATTTATGTATTGGAATGATTTCGACAAAGATTTATGGGAAGAGATTTGTAAGGAAGCCCTTCTAAACCAAAAAGATTTTAATCATCAAATTATAGGAATCGATCATTCATTTAAAGCAATTTCCATTGCAAAAGAAAACTTAATATCTGCCCGATTTCATAAAGATATTGAACTAAGGCATACTTCCTTCGAGGAACTCCCGACACCATTTAAAAATGGTACTTTGATCACCAATCCACCTTATGGTGACCGGCTTGAAGAAAGCGATATCATTGGCTTATATAAAATGATTGGAGACCAGCTTAAAACAAAATATGCCGGATTTAAAGCCTGGGTATTGAGTGGGAATTTAGATGCTTTAAAATTTGTCGGACTTCGGCCTTCAAAAAAAATCATTGTTTTCAATGGCCCGATCGAATGCCGTTTTGCCAAATTCGAAGTTTATGAAGGCAGCCGGAAATTTTCGAAATCGGATCAAAACCCAGATCGGAAGAAATAA
- the pfkA gene encoding 6-phosphofructokinase has product MLPIKKIGVFTSGGDSPGMNAAIRAIVRTAISNDLEVVGILNGYDGMINGDFKKLETTDVSNIIQRGGTILKTARSEEFRTKEGRQKAFLALKKENIDAVVAIGGDGTFTGACIFEEEFGFPMIGLPGTIDNDLYGSDFTIGFDTAINTVVEAVDKIRDTATSHDRLFIIEVMGRDAGFIALHSGIACGAEDILIPETKTYYNSLLQKLKHDWRRNKKTGIIIVAEGDDSGGAYEVAKHIENNFPEFKTRVTILGHIQRGGSPSCNDRLLASKLGYEAVIALLKGKRGMMVGIVNNKTAFTLFSKAIKHHQTINKHLLEMARVLSN; this is encoded by the coding sequence ATGTTACCTATCAAAAAAATTGGCGTTTTTACCTCGGGTGGTGATTCACCGGGAATGAATGCTGCTATCCGGGCTATTGTTCGGACCGCCATTTCCAATGATTTGGAAGTTGTTGGAATTCTCAATGGATATGACGGAATGATCAACGGAGATTTTAAAAAACTTGAAACCACAGATGTGTCAAATATCATCCAGCGTGGTGGAACCATTTTAAAAACGGCCCGAAGTGAAGAATTTAGAACTAAAGAAGGTCGACAAAAAGCCTTTCTGGCACTGAAGAAAGAAAATATTGATGCCGTTGTTGCTATTGGTGGCGATGGTACCTTTACCGGTGCTTGCATCTTTGAAGAAGAATTTGGATTTCCGATGATCGGCCTGCCGGGCACCATTGACAATGATTTATATGGATCGGATTTTACCATTGGTTTTGATACAGCCATTAACACTGTAGTTGAAGCGGTAGACAAAATCCGGGATACAGCTACATCCCATGACCGACTTTTCATCATTGAAGTAATGGGCCGCGATGCTGGATTTATAGCGTTGCATAGCGGTATTGCATGCGGGGCGGAAGACATCCTGATCCCGGAAACCAAAACCTATTACAATTCACTGCTTCAGAAATTAAAACATGATTGGCGCCGAAACAAAAAAACAGGCATTATTATCGTAGCCGAAGGTGACGACTCCGGAGGCGCCTATGAAGTAGCCAAACACATTGAAAATAATTTTCCTGAATTTAAAACAAGGGTAACCATTTTAGGACATATCCAACGAGGGGGATCGCCAAGTTGCAACGACCGCTTACTGGCAAGCAAACTGGGCTATGAAGCGGTTATTGCTTTATTGAAAGGGAAACGTGGAATGATGGTTGGTATCGTAAACAATAAAACTGCATTTACCTTATTTTCAAAAGCCATTAAACATCATCAAACAATTAATAAACACTTACTCGAAATGGCTCGGGTACTTTCAAATTAA